A window of Mucilaginibacter robiniae genomic DNA:
CACACTTTTTCGCCGGCATACATTTTAGCCAGGTACTTGCCCAGCGGAATGGCAATGAGCAATGTGATGAGGAACGAGGCCAGGATGCCCAAAAGTTCGGTGTTCATGTTTGTTCAGAATTAAAATTTTTCGGGTTTAAGCAGTACATATACCATGTAGATGAATACTGCAATGGCTACAATAAATAAGGCGATCATAGTTTTCAGATTTTTTCGAACCAGTCAACAGATTTAAAAATGACCCAGCAGCAAATAAGCAGGGCAAGGAACAAGAGTAAGGTGAGCATGGCTTTATATATTTTATTCGGCACATGGCAAAACACAGACCAACCCAGCACAATTAAATTTCCAATGGTCTGCAAATCAGCCTGTTAATATCATATTATCTAAATATTCTCTACCATAAAAAAAGCGAACCCTATCAAATTGATAGGGTTCGCTTTTCAAAAAAGTAAGTACAGGTATTAGCAGGAGGCTAAGATTAAGAGCAGCGAGCTGATATGCGGTTTTATCTTACCTCTATATTAATTCTGGACTTACATTATTTCATATTAAAGGATATACTGTTTATATACTTGATAGATTTCACTTACTAATTCTGACCTGCCGGTTCATTACTGTAACAAATCCTTAATCACTTTATGGTTACTCAAATCATCGGGTTTGGCAAACTGAATATGTTCAAGCTGCTGCTGGTATAATCCATCCTGACTAATACGTGTTTTTGATGGGGTTGTCTTTACTTGTTGCAGTACCTTTCCCTGCTTATTTTGCATCTTAAGAGTAAGCTCATTATCAGCAACAATTATTTGCAAAATGGAATTAGGTGCAACATCAAGCTTGTTTATTGCATAAGGATAAATATCTACAACAGTTGTAAGCGGTGTGGGGCCAAACTGGTAAGTATAGGTTTGCATCTTACCACCTTCGTAGCTGGCCTTGTATAATTCATTACCTGCAAAGAAGTTGTAATGTAAATCTGTTACTTCAGCCGGAATACGAGGAGCCAGAACCAGTTGGTGGTTGGTCATATCTGGCCGAATACCTAAAAAGTACTGATACCAGACACGCAGTTGCTCCGCGTTTGACCATGCCTGCAAATAGGCTCCTGTAAGCTTAGGCCATTTTTGTCCTTTGTGTGGAAAGGCATCCAAGTTTTCGCCTAAGCCCCCTACTACACCTAAGTTTAAGGCTTGCCAATTCATGTTTTTAAATAGCTGGTAAGCTGTTTCGGCTTGTTCTGCCTCAATCATGCGTTGCATGGCTATGCCATTTAGCCAAGGCCATATAGTACCATTATGGTAAGCCTCATCTTTAGGATAATCATTGGTCAAGTGAAAAGGATGAAAGAACGGGTCGTGCTTATCTAAGGTAGCTACGCCCCACGGATATACTAATTCTTGCCATGTTTTGCTGAGTACCTGCCCTTTTAATCCTGTATTGCTAATCATATCCAAAGCAAATAGCTGGTTTGGCCGCAAGGTAAAATCAGCTTTGCCTTCTTTGGTTAAACGGTCGGCCAGATAAGAGTGATTGGCATCTGTATAATCTTTAGCAAAATTACTTTTTACCTTATCGGCCATGCGCTGCCATTTTTGTTCATTAGTGGCATCTTTCATGTATCGGGCAAAATATACACCGGCTAAAAGTTGCTTGTACCATAGTGCTTGTATATCATTTGCCCGGCTGCCTCGTGGCGAATATGAAACCAGGTTGGCATCACGGGCATCCATCCAGGTTTCATTATCCTCATGCAGTAAATAACCTTTATCATCAACCCAATATTTCAGCGCACCTTCAATGCTGTTTTTAACGTTAGGGTACAGCTCTTTAATCAAGGATACATCACCCGAGTATTTTACATAATCCTGCAAGCCAATAATAAAACGCGGGGTACCATCGGTAGTGTGGTAATCAATATTGCTGGGGTTAACAATATTAGGCACCCGCCCGAAGTATTTAGACGCAGGATCTATTTGCTGGTATTTAGCAAATGATTGTAGAATCTTTTTAGCCACTGCAAACTGCCCGGTTACCAGCGCAGCTCCTGGTAAAGAAATAAACTCATCGCGCCCCCAATATTCATTAAACCAAGGCAGCCCGGCGTAAATACCGTATCCCTGCTGATGGGTAAGCAACTGGTCGGTGGTTATTTCCAGCCAGTTTAAAGCTACGGCGAGTGAATCGTTCCCTGAAGTAGTATACACTTTATTAGTTAGCAGGTCTTGCATACGTTTCGCACGCTCACTCTTTAGTGCTAAATTATGAGCTCTAGTTTCGCGGATTAAAGCAATAGCTTCTTCATTGGTTTTACCTACTGCAATGTAAAAGCCGCCCGCTTTTGCCGAGGTTATCACTTGCAGATCTTGTACTTGAATGGATTGTTCTATTTTGGAACTTACGGCTATAACATACTTCCCTTCTACCGGGGTAAAAAAAGCCATATCTCCAATAGTGTTTACATACCGAATGCCTTTACCTTTTAATGCAATACCGATAGATTGCTTAGGGCCGGTTAAGCTTACCTCAATGATGTTTTTATAATCTATCATCCATAACTCTTCACTGATTTGCCCTAAGTGCTCACGTACCATTTTGTAAGGATATACCCAAACCTGCGCATTCTGATTGCTCAACAGCCGACCATCAGCAAACAAGTTGTACCCGCCAAATACCCGGTTCTTGGCAATATTCATCCCCTCAAACCAGGCATATTCCTGATGATTGGTTTGATGCGATTGCGTGTAATAGTAAGCCGACTCTTTATTAGTAAAGGAAATACTACGGTTAGCCATCTCCGGAACAGCTATCCGCATGCTGTCCAGCAATTGGGTGCTGGTATTCAGTTGCTGGCTATGACTAGGCAAAGAGAATAATATTAGAGGTGAAAAAAGTACAGACTTTAACGCTACACGTATTTTGTTTTTCATTACAGATCGGCACAAATTAATTGATATAGTAGTATAACAGTAATTTGCCTGATTTTGTATCTGCAACCTGATTATGCCTGTTCCATCTTTATCAAAGCTGGCTGTTATGAAGATCTACACTTTTAGTTATTCTTTATGTAATGCCTTCTCTTCTTTTTATTACCTGTTTAATTTTCAAATAAGCTATTGTAATTATCACTTCTATACCTATATTTGCGTCCCCTTTCAACGGGGATTATAAGCGAAAGTAGCTCAGTTGGTAGAGCACGACCTTGCCAAGGTCGGGGTCGCGAGTTCGAATCTCGTCTTTCGCTCCAAAATCTTCTCTTCGAATCCATTTAGTACAACAGGTACTAATTCCTTACCAAATTTAATACAAACAACTATACGGCTTTAATCTATGTTAAAGTGCTTTTCTGCTTGCGTAGGCCAGCAGTCTACTTTTTTACGAATAGACGCTGACCTTTACTCTTTGATTTCCCTCTATTTTTTTGATAAAGTAACCGGCTCAATACCTTTATGGGTAGGTACTACAGGTTTAATGCTACCATCCGCATTAAACTCTAGCTTATCAATACATACTTCGCGGTTGTAACCTGCCGCTTCCCCCATGGTTATTCCTTTTGGATAATTAAAGCGATGATAAACAATGTACCATTCGTCAGTGCCTGGTAGTTGTAAAATAGAATTGTGTCCGGTACCATAAATACCCGCTTCCTTGTTTTTAGCAATCACTAAATTATTTTCCGGCACATTGATCTTTCCTAACGGGCTATCCGCTACACCATAGCGTACCCGATAGTTTTCGCTGCGGGTATCATCTTCCGACCAGGTAAAATAATATTTACCTTTCCGGTAAAATACATAAGTCCCTTCACGAAAGGTACGATCGGGCGTAATAATGGTTGTTGTACCCGGCTTAATGGAAGTCATATCCTCATTGAGCTCTGCTCCGGCCATATATACATTACCCCAGTACAAATAACTTTTTCCGGTTTGCGGATCAGTAAATACGTCAGGGTCAATCTGCTGACCGCGATTGGTACCTTCGGGATGCTGTTCAATCAATGGTTTGCCCGAATCGGTAAATGGCCCGGTTGGGTTATCAGCTACAGCTACACCTATCTTTTGCGCTGCCGTGAAATAATAAAAGTACTTGTACACGCCATTTATCTTTTTTTCAACGATACAAGGCGCCCAAGCATTACGCTTACCCCAGCTTACATCTTTAGGTAAATCCAGAATAACGCCTTCATCTTTCCAGTTAACCAAATCGGGAGAAGAAAACGTTTTGAAATAGGTACCACTCCAGCCGGTAAACCCATCAGAAGTTGGATACAGATAGAATTTGCCTGTTTTAGCAGCATACAAAATTTCCGGATCAGCATAATAGCCTGCTAAAACCGGATTATGATTTTTAACTGCAACCAATTGGTAACTTACGGGCTTCTCTCCAGCAATGCTAACCTGATATTTTACCGGGCCAGCAGCAAAGTTAATTGGTGTTTGCGGCGTAACTTTTGCGCCAGGTAAAGCCATAAACGTAGGTTTGAATGTTTTCAGGTTGGTACCTGGGTTTACAGGCAGGTATAGCTTGTGTGCCGCACTATCTAAATTTACATTGATAGGCCTTAAATCTTGAGCTTGTACGGTTTGTATCACATCTTCAGGCGTCATCCACTTGCGCATCAAGGCTTGTGCTTCTTTTGCAGTAATGGGCATAACCGTTCCATGCCGCGGGTGAAAGTTCATACTTATTTCATTGTCTACCACCTTGAAGTTTTTCAAATCCTGCGTTTGAGTAAACTGGTACCGGCCTTTGGTATATACATCGTACATCAAAATATAACCTTTGCCATTGTTCAGCTTAAATACACCGGCACCTTCTACCGGGTCGGTGGTTTGCTGTACAAACTTATTTTGCAGTACATAGCCTTCAGTCAGCTTATCTGACACCGCTATTTTGATGCCTGCACCTTCACCTTCTGTTTTGAAAAACAAGTGGTACTTACCATCTTTTACTATAATATCGCCATCAATGCAGGCACCTCCTGTTGGGTTGAAAAACAGTTGTTCGGGTAAGGTTTCTAATGCAGTAAAATCTTTATTAGCATAAGCGTAATAGATCTTGTCGGGCTCTTTACCGGCACGCATCGAAAAATACAGCATATATTTGCCTGTTTTATCATCATAAATAGTTTGTGGCGCCCATACCCGGTTTACATCGGCAAACTGCGTAAAAGCTTGAGGAATATTTACTTTACTAGATGTCCAATGCAGCAGATCGCTCGATTTCATAAGCACCATGCCTCGGTTAGAATCCCAGCCATTAGCTGCTACCATGTCGGTAGCTACCATATAAAAAGTTTTGCCATCTGCCCCGCGCAAAATATGCGGATCACGCACGCCACCTGTAGCACTAATTTCGGCACTATTTAATATCGGTTCATTATAATTGAGCGCCCGGTAATGATAACCATCAGCACTAATAGCAAACCGGATGGCCTCTGCTCCTTTACCATTACCGGTAAAATAGGTAAACAGATAGGCACTGTATGGCTGTTGCACTTTCTGGGCATATGATACACCTACCAACAACATCCAACTACTTAATATTGATATAAAATGTATTACACGTTTTTGCTTCCTTCCCAATCTTGTTTTTGTTAGATGCATAGTTTAGTAGATGATAATTATAGTTTATGTTGCGTTTGTTCAATCTTACTGTTTGATATTGAACTTAACAATTACTGCAAAACTGTAATTTTATAGCCAATGCTATAAAATTAGCAGCACAGCTGTAGCTACACCGCCTAACGACAGATCAGTTATTTTTATATTAGCAGTAATGGTTTTAATTGATTCTCAGTAAATGTATGGTAAAATATTAAAAGTCAAATACATTGAAAAAACTTCTTGTTTCATAATTATTCCTAAACTAAAAAGCGCACTTGCTTAGTTAAGCAAGTGCGCTTTTTAGTTTATACTCGTGCTTATACCTCTTACTAATACATAAAGCTACCATCACCACGGCGTTGTAGCTGTCGGCCATTACGGGAAGGTCGGCCGCTCCATTTTTGTAGATTTAAACGCAAGCCTACTAAATAATACCGGCTCAAAGTATTAGAAAGCGTATTGGTTACTGCCTGCGCAGTTACGGATTGCTGAATAAAGTTGTTTTGATGCAGCAAATCATATATGTTAAAAGTTAATACCAGATTTCTGCGTTTAAAGAACTCTTTTTCAAAGCCGGCATTAATAACTAACGGACTTGGGTTTCCTAAACGCCCTAAGCCGGTAACATAGCTCTTAGCAGCGCTATAGTTTATCTGGAAGGTTTTTAAAAAGTAAA
This region includes:
- a CDS encoding amylo-alpha-1,6-glucosidase, with translation MKNKIRVALKSVLFSPLILFSLPSHSQQLNTSTQLLDSMRIAVPEMANRSISFTNKESAYYYTQSHQTNHQEYAWFEGMNIAKNRVFGGYNLFADGRLLSNQNAQVWVYPYKMVREHLGQISEELWMIDYKNIIEVSLTGPKQSIGIALKGKGIRYVNTIGDMAFFTPVEGKYVIAVSSKIEQSIQVQDLQVITSAKAGGFYIAVGKTNEEAIALIRETRAHNLALKSERAKRMQDLLTNKVYTTSGNDSLAVALNWLEITTDQLLTHQQGYGIYAGLPWFNEYWGRDEFISLPGAALVTGQFAVAKKILQSFAKYQQIDPASKYFGRVPNIVNPSNIDYHTTDGTPRFIIGLQDYVKYSGDVSLIKELYPNVKNSIEGALKYWVDDKGYLLHEDNETWMDARDANLVSYSPRGSRANDIQALWYKQLLAGVYFARYMKDATNEQKWQRMADKVKSNFAKDYTDANHSYLADRLTKEGKADFTLRPNQLFALDMISNTGLKGQVLSKTWQELVYPWGVATLDKHDPFFHPFHLTNDYPKDEAYHNGTIWPWLNGIAMQRMIEAEQAETAYQLFKNMNWQALNLGVVGGLGENLDAFPHKGQKWPKLTGAYLQAWSNAEQLRVWYQYFLGIRPDMTNHQLVLAPRIPAEVTDLHYNFFAGNELYKASYEGGKMQTYTYQFGPTPLTTVVDIYPYAINKLDVAPNSILQIIVADNELTLKMQNKQGKVLQQVKTTPSKTRISQDGLYQQQLEHIQFAKPDDLSNHKVIKDLLQ
- a CDS encoding family 43 glycosylhydrolase, which encodes MHLTKTRLGRKQKRVIHFISILSSWMLLVGVSYAQKVQQPYSAYLFTYFTGNGKGAEAIRFAISADGYHYRALNYNEPILNSAEISATGGVRDPHILRGADGKTFYMVATDMVAANGWDSNRGMVLMKSSDLLHWTSSKVNIPQAFTQFADVNRVWAPQTIYDDKTGKYMLYFSMRAGKEPDKIYYAYANKDFTALETLPEQLFFNPTGGACIDGDIIVKDGKYHLFFKTEGEGAGIKIAVSDKLTEGYVLQNKFVQQTTDPVEGAGVFKLNNGKGYILMYDVYTKGRYQFTQTQDLKNFKVVDNEISMNFHPRHGTVMPITAKEAQALMRKWMTPEDVIQTVQAQDLRPINVNLDSAAHKLYLPVNPGTNLKTFKPTFMALPGAKVTPQTPINFAAGPVKYQVSIAGEKPVSYQLVAVKNHNPVLAGYYADPEILYAAKTGKFYLYPTSDGFTGWSGTYFKTFSSPDLVNWKDEGVILDLPKDVSWGKRNAWAPCIVEKKINGVYKYFYYFTAAQKIGVAVADNPTGPFTDSGKPLIEQHPEGTNRGQQIDPDVFTDPQTGKSYLYWGNVYMAGAELNEDMTSIKPGTTTIITPDRTFREGTYVFYRKGKYYFTWSEDDTRSENYRVRYGVADSPLGKINVPENNLVIAKNKEAGIYGTGHNSILQLPGTDEWYIVYHRFNYPKGITMGEAAGYNREVCIDKLEFNADGSIKPVVPTHKGIEPVTLSKK
- the kdpF gene encoding K(+)-transporting ATPase subunit F — its product is MIALFIVAIAVFIYMVYVLLKPEKF